Genomic DNA from Hymenobacter jejuensis:
GGTGAGTACGGCCGTATTGGCCTTTCTGCTCGATCGTATCCGGTTGCATATCAAGTTCTTCTTGATTTTTGCGTTCCTGATTCTGATGTACAGCCTGTCGAAAGAGCTGCATCTGTCGTCGTTGCTGCTGGTGCTGGTATTTGGTTTGGCGGTCAACAACGCCCAGATGTTTCTGAAAGGCCCAAGACTGAAGCGCTGGTTTCGGCCCGAACGCCTGAGCGAGGAGCTGCACCAGCTCAAAAGCATCACCGCCGAGTCGGCGTTCCTGATCCGGACGTTCTTCTTTTTGCTGTTCGGCTACTCGATTACGCTGGGTAACCTCTTGAGTGGCAAGCTGTTGCTGCAAGGGCTGACGGTAGTAGCTGTCCTGACCGTGATTCGCTTTTTCTACCTGCGCTATATCGCCCGCACCGACCTCATTCCGGAGCTTTTTATTGCGCCTAAAGGTCTCATTACCATTTTATTATACTACAGCATTCCGGCTACGCACAACATTGGCCAGATCAGCGAAAACATCCTGTTCGTCGTGATTTTGCTGACCGGTCTGATGATGATGGTGGGCCTGCTGATGACCCCCGGCGAACCGGAAAGGGAGGAAGTATGACCGTCTGTCAGTGCCTAAGCTGATGTTCATAACTATTTGACTAACAAATAGTTACTCCGTTTCCTTCAGGAGTTGCCGCCGGTAATTTGCTAGGATAGTAGTTTTCAGAATAAAGCCGATGTAGCGGCCCTGATTGAGCACGGGCAGCGCCCAGGCATCTACCTGCTCCATGCAGCGCAGCGTGTCCAGCATGGTATCGTCGGTATTGACCACGGCGGGCGGCTCGCTCATCAGGTCGCGGACGCGCGTGGTTGTGTAGTGCTCGTCGTCGAAGAGGGCATCGCGCACCGTATCCAGGGTTACGATTCCGGCGAGGTGCCCGTCGTCATCAACCACTGGAAACAGGTTGCGCGTGGCGTGCCGGAAGACGGTCACCAAGTCGCCGAGGGTGCTGTCGGGGTGCACGGGCACAAAATCGGTTTGTACCAACGCCAGCAAATCGAGCTGTGAAAGCAGGCCGCGGTCGCGGTCGGCGTGCATATACACGCCGCGCTTCACGAGTTTGCGGGTATAAACCGAGTACGGCTCGAAGTAGCGCGTCACCAGATACGAGCTGGATGCCACCACCATCAAGGGCACGAAAAGCGCGTAACCGCCGGTAATCTCCGCGATGAGGAAGATGGCCGTCAGTGGGGCGTGAATAACGCCCGCCAACATGCCCGCCATGCCCAGCACGATGAAATGCACTTCCGAAATCGGGTACACGCCGCTCATGTTAATCAGCCGGGCGTAAATGAAGCCGGCCAGCGCCCCCACAAATAACGACGAGCCAAACATGCCGCCATTGCCCCCCGAGCCCACCGTAATGGTGGTGGCCACCACCTTCAGCAGCATACTGCCCACGGCCACCACCAGCACCAGCCAGATGCTCTCGTCGCGGTACACCGAAAACAGCGACCCATCGACGAGGTGTGAGGCTTGGCCGCTGAGCAACAGCTGCACGATATTGTAGCCTTCACCGTAAAGCGGCGGGAAAATAAACACCAGCAAGCCCAGCGCCAAGCCTCCCAGCAGCACCTTGCGGAAGTTGCCCTGCCAGCGTTCAAACAGCTTTTCGGC
This window encodes:
- a CDS encoding cation:proton antiporter, giving the protein MGPYSILIGLSIAVILSYLFDLAARATKIPSVLMLLLTGIALRQAADYVDFSFTFPQVVLELFGIIGLIMIVLEESLNLKLSRDKGTLIRRSFFAAVFMLLIQSVAIALLLKAYVGASFQSCLVNAVPLAVISSAVAIPSVANLQGEKQEFIIYESTFSDILGIMFFNFALQENFAQGTSIVTFSRNVIAILLVAVVSTAVLAFLLDRIRLHIKFFLIFAFLILMYSLSKELHLSSLLLVLVFGLAVNNAQMFLKGPRLKRWFRPERLSEELHQLKSITAESAFLIRTFFFLLFGYSITLGNLLSGKLLLQGLTVVAVLTVIRFFYLRYIARTDLIPELFIAPKGLITILLYYSIPATHNIGQISENILFVVILLTGLMMMVGLLMTPGEPEREEV
- a CDS encoding chloride channel protein; amino-acid sequence: MPRRTFHRVLNPLLLWRLRHINDRVYLIILSVMVGLLAGLAAVLLKTSVHHTQDLLNTWVPEQYRVFTLSLYPIIGIGLSVLFTQYFLGGNLSRGIGPIIYNIARQGSVVPRSKLYSQLISSYLTVTFGGSAGLEAPISVTGSAIGSNLARILRIGRRERRLLVGCGAAAGVAAIFNSPIAGVLFAVEVILSELSAPFFIPLLISSATATVVSKALYAGQPFVLITTSWPVEGIPFYVMLGLFTALLSVYMIRVYFAAEKLFERWQGNFRKVLLGGLALGLLVFIFPPLYGEGYNIVQLLLSGQASHLVDGSLFSVYRDESIWLVLVVAVGSMLLKVVATTITVGSGGNGGMFGSSLFVGALAGFIYARLINMSGVYPISEVHFIVLGMAGMLAGVIHAPLTAIFLIAEITGGYALFVPLMVVASSSYLVTRYFEPYSVYTRKLVKRGVYMHADRDRGLLSQLDLLALVQTDFVPVHPDSTLGDLVTVFRHATRNLFPVVDDDGHLAGIVTLDTVRDALFDDEHYTTTRVRDLMSEPPAVVNTDDTMLDTLRCMEQVDAWALPVLNQGRYIGFILKTTILANYRRQLLKETE